A genomic region of Runella rosea contains the following coding sequences:
- the mnmG gene encoding tRNA uridine-5-carboxymethylaminomethyl(34) synthesis enzyme MnmG encodes MFPKYDVIVVGAGHAGCEAAAAAANMGSKVLLVTMNMHTIAQMSCNPAMGGVAKGQIVREIDALGGQSGIISDKTMIQFRMLNRSKGPAMWSPRCQSDRMRFAEEWRLTLEQTPNVDFWQDTVRELIVKNGAVAGIKTSLGIEIQSKSVVLTNGTFLNGLIHIGEKNFGGGRVGEKSATGITEQLIELGFESGRMKTGTPPRIDGRSLDYTRMEEQPGDENPAKFSYTSTPKLEHQRSCWITYTNEEVHAALRTGFDKSPMFSGRIKGLGPRYCPSVEDKINRFADKDRHQIFVEPEGWNTVEIYVNGFSTSLPEDVQYKALRLIPGFENAKMFRPGYAIEYDYFPPTQLKLTLETHLIKNLFFAGQINGTTGYEEAACQGLIAGINAHQNTHELEPFVLKRSEAYIGVLVDDLVNKGTDEPYRMFTSRAEYRTLLRQDNADIRLTEKGYKLGLAAESRLQRVREKVANTELILKELKTIKAQPEEINEQLVQLGTATIREKQPLYQLLKRPDIEIDDIKNLKGSFAGFLNQFDEEALEQAMITVKYESYIEKEYLMVEKMNRLEDLEIIPNFDYDRVSALSFEGRQKLKSLRPGTLGQASRISGVSPSDVSVLMIYLGR; translated from the coding sequence ATGTTTCCAAAATACGATGTAATTGTGGTTGGGGCAGGCCATGCAGGATGTGAAGCGGCAGCGGCAGCGGCAAACATGGGGTCCAAAGTTTTGCTCGTTACGATGAACATGCACACCATAGCACAGATGTCTTGTAACCCCGCAATGGGAGGTGTAGCTAAGGGACAAATAGTAAGAGAAATAGATGCACTTGGTGGACAGTCTGGAATTATCAGCGACAAAACAATGATTCAATTCAGAATGCTCAACCGCTCAAAGGGACCCGCCATGTGGTCGCCAAGATGCCAAAGCGACCGTATGCGTTTTGCAGAAGAATGGCGTTTAACCCTTGAACAAACACCCAATGTGGATTTTTGGCAAGACACAGTTCGTGAGCTTATTGTCAAAAATGGAGCGGTGGCAGGAATAAAAACAAGCCTCGGAATCGAAATACAAAGCAAATCAGTAGTCTTGACTAATGGTACTTTTTTGAATGGATTAATACACATTGGAGAAAAAAACTTTGGCGGAGGAAGAGTAGGAGAGAAGTCAGCAACAGGAATAACTGAGCAATTGATTGAATTAGGCTTTGAATCGGGGCGAATGAAAACAGGAACACCACCGCGCATAGATGGGCGTTCGCTGGATTACACACGTATGGAAGAACAGCCTGGCGATGAGAATCCCGCTAAATTTTCGTACACATCAACCCCTAAGCTTGAACACCAAAGAAGCTGTTGGATTACGTACACAAACGAAGAAGTTCATGCTGCTTTGCGCACAGGGTTTGATAAATCACCGATGTTTTCAGGACGCATCAAAGGGTTAGGGCCTCGTTACTGTCCTTCGGTTGAAGATAAAATCAACCGATTTGCCGACAAAGACAGACATCAGATTTTTGTAGAGCCAGAAGGATGGAACACCGTTGAAATTTACGTAAACGGTTTTTCTACATCACTTCCAGAAGATGTTCAATACAAGGCACTACGCCTAATACCTGGGTTTGAAAACGCAAAAATGTTTCGTCCTGGCTACGCCATAGAATACGATTATTTCCCACCTACTCAGTTAAAGTTAACCCTCGAAACCCACCTTATCAAGAACCTATTTTTTGCAGGACAAATCAACGGGACAACGGGTTATGAAGAAGCCGCATGTCAGGGATTAATCGCGGGTATTAACGCTCATCAAAACACACACGAATTGGAGCCCTTCGTTTTAAAGCGTTCAGAAGCCTACATTGGCGTATTAGTAGATGACCTCGTCAATAAAGGCACAGACGAACCTTACCGAATGTTTACGTCAAGGGCAGAATACCGTACTCTTTTACGACAAGATAACGCAGACATTCGTCTTACAGAAAAAGGTTACAAACTCGGGCTCGCTGCTGAATCTCGACTTCAACGCGTTCGTGAAAAAGTGGCTAATACCGAGTTAATTTTAAAAGAACTCAAAACCATCAAAGCTCAACCTGAAGAAATAAATGAACAACTTGTTCAATTGGGCACCGCAACAATTCGGGAAAAACAGCCTTTATATCAGTTGCTAAAACGACCCGATATTGAAATAGATGACATCAAGAACCTAAAGGGTTCCTTCGCAGGTTTTCTGAATCAATTCGATGAAGAAGCTTTAGAGCAAGCAATGATTACGGTAAAATACGAAAGCTACATTGAGAAAGAATACCTCATGGTAGAAAAGATGAATAGATTAGAGGACCTTGAAATCATCCCAAATTTCGACTACGACCGCGTATCCGCTCTGTCATTTGAAGGGCGTCAAAAACTCAAAAGCCTCCGTCCAGGTACACTTGGGCAAGCTTCCAGAATAAGTGGCGTCAGTCCATCTGATGTATCTGTATTGATGATTTACTTGGGAAGATAA
- the ybeY gene encoding rRNA maturation RNase YbeY: MIQFFIEDVDFKVPQPRKTKSWLQSIIKAEGFTLNQLNYIFCSDEYLLNVNRQYLEHDFYTDIITFDNSEEEAVVEGDIFISIDRVKDNAQELNKPFEEELLRVLAHGILHLVGYDDHEDEQEHEMRAKEDFYLVTS, from the coding sequence ATGATTCAGTTTTTTATTGAAGATGTGGACTTTAAAGTTCCGCAACCCCGCAAAACCAAATCTTGGCTTCAGAGCATCATCAAAGCAGAGGGCTTTACGCTGAACCAACTCAACTATATTTTTTGTTCTGATGAATACCTTCTTAATGTAAATCGACAATACCTTGAACATGACTTTTATACCGATATTATCACTTTTGATAATAGCGAAGAAGAGGCTGTAGTCGAAGGTGATATTTTCATTAGCATCGACAGAGTAAAAGACAACGCCCAAGAACTAAACAAACCTTTCGAAGAAGAGCTTCTTCGTGTTTTAGCTCATGGCATTTTACATTTAGTTGGTTATGACGACCACGAAGATGAACAGGAACATGAAATGAGGGCAAAAGAGGACTTCTACCTAGTAACCTCATAA
- a CDS encoding radical SAM protein: MRLVSHPVLCNYYVTYRCNATCSFCDIWERPSPYVTLENAKANFEALKKLGVKVVDFTGGEPLLHRQLDELLRAAKNAGLLTTVTSNGLLYPKYASKLRGLIDMLHFSLDSPNKEEHDTSRGVKCFDKVMESIQIAKSLNERPDILFTVFENNIHQIEQLWKDICLPNDLVLILNPVFEYNNVGSQLSSSALQELRNWGKKRNIYLNDAFVQLRIDGGNHVDNPVCLAGSTTIVISPENKLVLPCYHLGLKEFPIENHLEELYQSDEVQKLIALEGRLPACEGCAINCYMQPSFAVEINKYWWKALPSTLKYNFIKGTWKQLF; the protein is encoded by the coding sequence ATGCGCCTTGTTTCCCATCCTGTTTTATGCAATTACTACGTGACGTACCGTTGTAACGCCACCTGTAGCTTTTGTGATATATGGGAAAGGCCGTCGCCTTATGTTACGTTAGAAAATGCCAAAGCCAATTTTGAGGCACTCAAAAAACTTGGGGTAAAAGTTGTTGATTTTACGGGGGGAGAGCCTCTTCTCCATCGTCAATTGGATGAGCTTCTCCGAGCCGCAAAAAATGCAGGATTATTAACTACCGTCACATCTAACGGGTTGCTTTATCCCAAATACGCCTCTAAACTGCGCGGATTGATTGACATGCTCCATTTCTCACTCGACTCACCTAATAAAGAGGAGCATGATACATCGCGTGGGGTGAAGTGTTTTGACAAAGTGATGGAGTCTATTCAAATTGCAAAATCATTGAATGAACGTCCTGATATTTTATTCACCGTTTTTGAAAATAATATCCACCAAATTGAACAATTATGGAAAGACATTTGCCTGCCCAATGATTTGGTATTGATATTGAACCCTGTTTTTGAATATAACAACGTAGGTTCTCAATTATCCTCTTCGGCGCTACAAGAATTACGAAATTGGGGTAAAAAGCGCAATATTTATTTAAATGACGCTTTTGTACAACTTAGAATTGACGGCGGTAACCACGTGGACAATCCAGTCTGTTTAGCTGGAAGTACAACCATTGTCATTTCTCCCGAAAATAAGCTGGTGCTTCCATGTTATCATTTGGGGTTAAAAGAATTTCCCATTGAAAATCACTTAGAAGAACTGTACCAGTCAGATGAAGTTCAAAAATTAATTGCCCTTGAAGGCCGCCTACCTGCCTGTGAAGGTTGTGCCATCAACTGCTATATGCAGCCTTCCTTTGCCGTAGAAATCAACAAATACTGGTGGAAAGCCCTTCCGAGTACGCTTAAATACAACTTCATCAAAGGTACCTGGAAACAGTTATTTTGA
- the accD gene encoding acetyl-CoA carboxylase, carboxyltransferase subunit beta, with the protein MSWFTRKERGIQTPTEMKREAPDGLWYQCPSCKHVMHTREHKLNAYTCVKCNYHEKIGSEAYFSVLFDEAEYTELDADMISGDPLEFEDTKKYPDRIRDTVKKTGLKDAVRTAYGKMDDIDIVVSCMDFNFIGGSMGSVVGEKIARGIDHALQNRKPFLMISRSGGARMMEAGYSLMQMAKTSAKLALLSEAKLPYISLLTDPTTGGVTASYAMLGDFNIAEPGALIGFAGPRVIRETIGKDLPKGFQSAEFVLEHGFLDFIVDRKDLKDKLASLLRMLQ; encoded by the coding sequence ATGTCTTGGTTTACCAGAAAAGAGAGAGGCATTCAAACGCCCACAGAAATGAAACGCGAAGCCCCCGACGGGCTTTGGTACCAGTGTCCTAGTTGCAAGCATGTGATGCATACGCGAGAGCATAAACTCAATGCATACACCTGTGTAAAATGCAATTATCACGAAAAAATCGGGTCAGAAGCCTACTTCAGTGTCTTATTTGACGAGGCCGAATACACTGAACTCGATGCCGATATGATTTCAGGAGATCCTCTTGAATTTGAAGACACTAAGAAATACCCAGACCGTATTCGTGATACCGTCAAAAAAACGGGCCTGAAAGATGCAGTACGTACCGCTTACGGCAAAATGGACGATATTGACATTGTGGTAAGCTGTATGGATTTCAACTTTATAGGCGGCTCAATGGGCTCGGTTGTAGGGGAGAAGATTGCGCGCGGAATCGACCATGCATTACAAAACAGAAAGCCATTTCTAATGATTTCCCGGTCGGGAGGTGCGCGGATGATGGAAGCAGGATATTCATTGATGCAAATGGCCAAAACATCCGCTAAATTGGCGCTGTTGTCAGAAGCCAAACTGCCGTATATCTCTCTTTTGACCGACCCCACAACGGGGGGCGTAACGGCATCTTACGCCATGTTGGGCGATTTTAATATCGCAGAACCAGGCGCCCTTATCGGTTTTGCGGGTCCGAGAGTTATTCGTGAAACCATCGGTAAAGATCTCCCTAAAGGATTTCAAAGTGCTGAATTTGTATTGGAACACGGCTTTTTAGACTTTATTGTCGATCGAAAAGATTTAAAAGATAAATTGGCAAGCCTGTTGCGAATGCTGCAATAA
- a CDS encoding DNA alkylation repair protein, whose product MLSQIKKDLQQLGSPEKAAFLCRFFKTGKGQYGEGDVFLGITMPEIREIVKKYPTLTIEEWTELLHSPYHEFRMAALIGLMKRFQKSKKDETTQHIIFEIYLSNLDYINNWDLVDVTCRDIVGAYLLNKDRSILYDLAQRSHLWAQRVAIVSTWYFISRNQFSDTIRIAEILLTHTHDLIHKAVGWMLREVGKRDDLVLEEFLDTHVKQMPRTALRYAIERFPESKRKYYLTL is encoded by the coding sequence ATGCTATCACAAATAAAAAAAGATTTACAACAACTAGGCAGCCCCGAAAAGGCTGCCTTTCTTTGTCGCTTTTTCAAAACAGGAAAAGGCCAATACGGTGAAGGGGATGTATTTCTGGGTATTACAATGCCCGAAATCAGAGAAATTGTAAAAAAATATCCCACCCTAACAATCGAAGAATGGACCGAACTCCTTCACAGTCCTTACCATGAATTTCGGATGGCTGCATTGATTGGGCTGATGAAACGGTTTCAAAAATCAAAAAAGGACGAAACCACCCAACATATTATTTTTGAAATCTATTTATCAAACCTCGATTACATCAATAATTGGGATTTGGTTGATGTCACTTGTCGTGATATTGTTGGAGCTTATCTGTTAAATAAAGACAGGAGCATTTTATACGATTTAGCTCAGCGGTCCCACCTTTGGGCCCAACGCGTCGCGATTGTGTCAACCTGGTATTTTATTTCACGAAATCAATTTTCCGATACGATTCGAATTGCAGAAATTCTTCTTACGCATACCCATGACCTTATTCACAAGGCAGTAGGCTGGATGCTTCGAGAAGTGGGTAAACGTGATGATTTAGTGCTGGAAGAGTTTTTGGATACCCATGTAAAACAAATGCCACGTACCGCTTTGCGTTACGCAATTGAGCGTTTTCCAGAATCCAAACGCAAGTATTATTTAACTCTTTGA